A stretch of Stigmatopora argus isolate UIUO_Sarg chromosome 22, RoL_Sarg_1.0, whole genome shotgun sequence DNA encodes these proteins:
- the LOC144067967 gene encoding organic cation/carnitine transporter 2-like isoform X3, producing MACLFGLHKLSIVPNGFGAFALVFLADTPIHHCRIPDVNLTEDWRDAVIPVRLVNGKEVRSSCSRYRLDLVQNLSDQGYDPKRDFNLTDLEEEICKDGWIYSKDVYQSTIVTEFDLVCDNQWKRPFTTTVFFVGILCGSFFAGQLSDKYGRKPILFITLAFQTIFSFIQIFSVSWAMFTVLLVLNGLGQMSNYMAALVLGAEILTGNVRLLYSSLGTNSSFAIGYMILPVFAYFLRDWKHLMLALSVPCLALFPFWWFIPESPRWLLCQGRVEEATVIINKAAKMNKVQSPDVIFEDYLLVDNSKKAEQNEPRSILDLVSNLEIGLMTVILCFVAFAMSAGYYGISYNATQFHANAYISCFISAAVELPAYLSCWLAVRHITRRLSIIVTMVLVAMLLYFIQLVPESYSGLSLTMEMVGKYGFTIGFGLMFTYTTELYPTALRNTAAGVCNTVARLGSCITPYLLELRSYSPFLPYIILGSLAILSAIATFFLPESFGQPLPESVHQMQKRQRIKCPCVAKAEIPVSVVIPENPKS from the exons ATGGCGTGTCTTTTTGGATTGCATAAACTCAG CATCGTGCCCAACGGCTTCGGGGCTTTTGCGCTCGTCTTCCTAGCCGACACGCCAATCCACCACTGCCGGATCCCAGACGTTAATCTGACCGAGGATTGGCGCGACGCTGTAATCCCGGTGCGG ttggtgaatgGGAAAGAGGTGCGGAGCAGCTGCAGCAGGTACCGCCTAGACTTGGTCCAGAACCTGTCAGACCAGGGCTACGATCCAAAGCGAGACTTCAACCTCACCGATCTGGAGGAGGAGATTTGTAAGGATGGCTGGATCTACAGCAAAGACGTCTATCAGTCCACCATTGTCACTGAG TTTGACCTGGTGTGCGACAACCAGTGGAAGAGACCATTCACCACCACAGTTTTCTTTGTGGGCATCCTGTGTGGTTCCTTCTTTGCCGGGCAGCTCTCAGACAA ATATGGAAGGAAGCCTATTCTTTTCATCACGTTGGCTTTCCAGACCATCTTCAGCTTCATTCAGATTTTCTCCGTTTCCTGGGCCATGTTCACCGTCCTGTTGGTCCTCAACGGCTTGGGACAGATGTCTAACTACATGGCAGCGTTAGTATTGG GCGCAGAGATCCTGACGGGCAACGTGCGGCTGCTGTACTCCTCGCTGGGCACCAACTCCAGTTTCGCCATTGGCTACATGATCTTGCCCGTGTTCGCATACTTCCTGAGGGACTGGAAGCATCTAATGCTGGCCTTGTCTGTGCCCTGCCTTGCCTTATTCCCCTTCTGGTG GTTCATCCCGGAATCTCCTCGTTGGCTCCTATGCCAAGGACGAGTAGAAGAAGCCACGGTCATTATTAATAAGGCGGCCAAGATGAACAAAGTGCAAAGCCCCGACGTGATATTTGAAGATTACTTACTT GTGGATAACTCCAAAAAAGCGGAGCAAAATGAACCGCGCAGCATCCTGGACCTTGTGAGCAACCTGGAAATCGGACTCATGACAGTGATTCTCTGTTTTGTGGC GTTTGCCATGTCGGCGGGCTACTACGGCATTTCCTACAATGCTACTCAGTTCCACGCCAACGCCTACATCAGTTGCTTCATCTCGGCGGCCGTGGAGCTGCCGGCGTACTTGTCCTGTTGGCTGGCTGTACGCCACATTACGCGTCGGTTGTCTATCATCGTCACCATGGTGCTGGTCGCCATGCTGCTCTACTTCATACAGCTGGTCCCTGAAA GCTACTCAGGTCTGTCACTCACAATGGAAATGGTGGGAAAATATGGCTTCACCATCGGCTTTGGGCTGATGTTCACTTACACCACCGAGCTGTACCCAACGGCTCTGCGTAACACCGCGGCCGGAGTCTGCAACACGGTGGCGCGCCTTGGAAGCTGCATTACGCCGTACCTACTAGAGCTCA GGTCTTACTCTCCATTCCTCCCTTACATCATACTGGGTAGTCTGGCCATTTTGTCTGCCATCGCCACATTCTTCCTTCCAGAGAGCTTCGGGCAACCGCTCCCTGAATCTGTCCAtcagatgcaaaaaagacaacg CATCAAGTGCCCATGTGTTGCAAAGGCAGAGATCCCTGTTTCTGTGGTTATTCCAGAAAATCCCAAATCctaa
- the LOC144067967 gene encoding solute carrier family 22 member 4-like isoform X2 yields the protein MKGYPETVAFLGEFGRFQQVVFFLLCISIVPNGFGAFALVFLADTPIHHCRIPDVNLTEDWRDAVIPVRLVNGKEVRSSCSRYRLDLVQNLSDQGYDPKRDFNLTDLEEEICKDGWIYSKDVYQSTIVTEFDLVCDNQWKRPFTTTVFFVGILCGSFFAGQLSDKYGRKPILFITLAFQTIFSFIQIFSVSWAMFTVLLVLNGLGQMSNYMAALVLGAEILTGNVRLLYSSLGTNSSFAIGYMILPVFAYFLRDWKHLMLALSVPCLALFPFWWFIPESPRWLLCQGRVEEATVIINKAAKMNKVQSPDVIFEDYLLVDNSKKAEQNEPRSILDLVSNLEIGLMTVILCFVAFAMSAGYYGISYNATQFHANAYISCFISAAVELPAYLSCWLAVRHITRRLSIIVTMVLVAMLLYFIQLVPESYSGLSLTMEMVGKYGFTIGFGLMFTYTTELYPTALRNTAAGVCNTVARLGSCITPYLLELIWPFCLPSPHSSFQRASGNRSLNLSIRCKKDNASSAHVLQRQRSLFLWLFQKIPNPKRKERELLQ from the exons ATGAAGGGCTATCCGGAGACGGTCGCCTTTCTGGGGGAGTTCGGACGCTTCCAGCAAGTCGTTTTCTTTCTGCTGTGCATCAGCATCGTGCCCAACGGCTTCGGGGCTTTTGCGCTCGTCTTCCTAGCCGACACGCCAATCCACCACTGCCGGATCCCAGACGTTAATCTGACCGAGGATTGGCGCGACGCTGTAATCCCGGTGCGG ttggtgaatgGGAAAGAGGTGCGGAGCAGCTGCAGCAGGTACCGCCTAGACTTGGTCCAGAACCTGTCAGACCAGGGCTACGATCCAAAGCGAGACTTCAACCTCACCGATCTGGAGGAGGAGATTTGTAAGGATGGCTGGATCTACAGCAAAGACGTCTATCAGTCCACCATTGTCACTGAG TTTGACCTGGTGTGCGACAACCAGTGGAAGAGACCATTCACCACCACAGTTTTCTTTGTGGGCATCCTGTGTGGTTCCTTCTTTGCCGGGCAGCTCTCAGACAA ATATGGAAGGAAGCCTATTCTTTTCATCACGTTGGCTTTCCAGACCATCTTCAGCTTCATTCAGATTTTCTCCGTTTCCTGGGCCATGTTCACCGTCCTGTTGGTCCTCAACGGCTTGGGACAGATGTCTAACTACATGGCAGCGTTAGTATTGG GCGCAGAGATCCTGACGGGCAACGTGCGGCTGCTGTACTCCTCGCTGGGCACCAACTCCAGTTTCGCCATTGGCTACATGATCTTGCCCGTGTTCGCATACTTCCTGAGGGACTGGAAGCATCTAATGCTGGCCTTGTCTGTGCCCTGCCTTGCCTTATTCCCCTTCTGGTG GTTCATCCCGGAATCTCCTCGTTGGCTCCTATGCCAAGGACGAGTAGAAGAAGCCACGGTCATTATTAATAAGGCGGCCAAGATGAACAAAGTGCAAAGCCCCGACGTGATATTTGAAGATTACTTACTT GTGGATAACTCCAAAAAAGCGGAGCAAAATGAACCGCGCAGCATCCTGGACCTTGTGAGCAACCTGGAAATCGGACTCATGACAGTGATTCTCTGTTTTGTGGC GTTTGCCATGTCGGCGGGCTACTACGGCATTTCCTACAATGCTACTCAGTTCCACGCCAACGCCTACATCAGTTGCTTCATCTCGGCGGCCGTGGAGCTGCCGGCGTACTTGTCCTGTTGGCTGGCTGTACGCCACATTACGCGTCGGTTGTCTATCATCGTCACCATGGTGCTGGTCGCCATGCTGCTCTACTTCATACAGCTGGTCCCTGAAA GCTACTCAGGTCTGTCACTCACAATGGAAATGGTGGGAAAATATGGCTTCACCATCGGCTTTGGGCTGATGTTCACTTACACCACCGAGCTGTACCCAACGGCTCTGCGTAACACCGCGGCCGGAGTCTGCAACACGGTGGCGCGCCTTGGAAGCTGCATTACGCCGTACCTACTAGAGCTCA TCTGGCCATTTTGTCTGCCATCGCCACATTCTTCCTTCCAGAGAGCTTCGGGCAACCGCTCCCTGAATCTGTCCAtcagatgcaaaaaagacaacg CATCAAGTGCCCATGTGTTGCAAAGGCAGAGATCCCTGTTTCTGTGGTTATTCCAGAAAATCCCAAATCctaaaaggaaagaaagagaATTGCTTCAGTGA
- the LOC144067967 gene encoding solute carrier family 22 member 4-like isoform X1, translated as MKGYPETVAFLGEFGRFQQVVFFLLCISIVPNGFGAFALVFLADTPIHHCRIPDVNLTEDWRDAVIPVRLVNGKEVRSSCSRYRLDLVQNLSDQGYDPKRDFNLTDLEEEICKDGWIYSKDVYQSTIVTEFDLVCDNQWKRPFTTTVFFVGILCGSFFAGQLSDKYGRKPILFITLAFQTIFSFIQIFSVSWAMFTVLLVLNGLGQMSNYMAALVLGAEILTGNVRLLYSSLGTNSSFAIGYMILPVFAYFLRDWKHLMLALSVPCLALFPFWWFIPESPRWLLCQGRVEEATVIINKAAKMNKVQSPDVIFEDYLLVDNSKKAEQNEPRSILDLVSNLEIGLMTVILCFVAFAMSAGYYGISYNATQFHANAYISCFISAAVELPAYLSCWLAVRHITRRLSIIVTMVLVAMLLYFIQLVPESYSGLSLTMEMVGKYGFTIGFGLMFTYTTELYPTALRNTAAGVCNTVARLGSCITPYLLELRSYSPFLPYIILGSLAILSAIATFFLPESFGQPLPESVHQMQKRQRIKCPCVAKAEIPVSVVIPENPKS; from the exons ATGAAGGGCTATCCGGAGACGGTCGCCTTTCTGGGGGAGTTCGGACGCTTCCAGCAAGTCGTTTTCTTTCTGCTGTGCATCAGCATCGTGCCCAACGGCTTCGGGGCTTTTGCGCTCGTCTTCCTAGCCGACACGCCAATCCACCACTGCCGGATCCCAGACGTTAATCTGACCGAGGATTGGCGCGACGCTGTAATCCCGGTGCGG ttggtgaatgGGAAAGAGGTGCGGAGCAGCTGCAGCAGGTACCGCCTAGACTTGGTCCAGAACCTGTCAGACCAGGGCTACGATCCAAAGCGAGACTTCAACCTCACCGATCTGGAGGAGGAGATTTGTAAGGATGGCTGGATCTACAGCAAAGACGTCTATCAGTCCACCATTGTCACTGAG TTTGACCTGGTGTGCGACAACCAGTGGAAGAGACCATTCACCACCACAGTTTTCTTTGTGGGCATCCTGTGTGGTTCCTTCTTTGCCGGGCAGCTCTCAGACAA ATATGGAAGGAAGCCTATTCTTTTCATCACGTTGGCTTTCCAGACCATCTTCAGCTTCATTCAGATTTTCTCCGTTTCCTGGGCCATGTTCACCGTCCTGTTGGTCCTCAACGGCTTGGGACAGATGTCTAACTACATGGCAGCGTTAGTATTGG GCGCAGAGATCCTGACGGGCAACGTGCGGCTGCTGTACTCCTCGCTGGGCACCAACTCCAGTTTCGCCATTGGCTACATGATCTTGCCCGTGTTCGCATACTTCCTGAGGGACTGGAAGCATCTAATGCTGGCCTTGTCTGTGCCCTGCCTTGCCTTATTCCCCTTCTGGTG GTTCATCCCGGAATCTCCTCGTTGGCTCCTATGCCAAGGACGAGTAGAAGAAGCCACGGTCATTATTAATAAGGCGGCCAAGATGAACAAAGTGCAAAGCCCCGACGTGATATTTGAAGATTACTTACTT GTGGATAACTCCAAAAAAGCGGAGCAAAATGAACCGCGCAGCATCCTGGACCTTGTGAGCAACCTGGAAATCGGACTCATGACAGTGATTCTCTGTTTTGTGGC GTTTGCCATGTCGGCGGGCTACTACGGCATTTCCTACAATGCTACTCAGTTCCACGCCAACGCCTACATCAGTTGCTTCATCTCGGCGGCCGTGGAGCTGCCGGCGTACTTGTCCTGTTGGCTGGCTGTACGCCACATTACGCGTCGGTTGTCTATCATCGTCACCATGGTGCTGGTCGCCATGCTGCTCTACTTCATACAGCTGGTCCCTGAAA GCTACTCAGGTCTGTCACTCACAATGGAAATGGTGGGAAAATATGGCTTCACCATCGGCTTTGGGCTGATGTTCACTTACACCACCGAGCTGTACCCAACGGCTCTGCGTAACACCGCGGCCGGAGTCTGCAACACGGTGGCGCGCCTTGGAAGCTGCATTACGCCGTACCTACTAGAGCTCA GGTCTTACTCTCCATTCCTCCCTTACATCATACTGGGTAGTCTGGCCATTTTGTCTGCCATCGCCACATTCTTCCTTCCAGAGAGCTTCGGGCAACCGCTCCCTGAATCTGTCCAtcagatgcaaaaaagacaacg CATCAAGTGCCCATGTGTTGCAAAGGCAGAGATCCCTGTTTCTGTGGTTATTCCAGAAAATCCCAAATCctaa